In Bradysia coprophila strain Holo2 unplaced genomic scaffold, BU_Bcop_v1 contig_350, whole genome shotgun sequence, a genomic segment contains:
- the LOC119080694 gene encoding B9 domain-containing protein 2-like isoform X2 has protein sequence MAELHIIGQILHALNFEEPNLFCKWSIQFGSNWKSVEGYIEGQTATCRGRFDGQVSFVHPIDVHLSCRGIQGWPKIHVEVYAVNGLNHFFPVGFGFAHMPIQPGVHRIEVCTWKIAPSSFVESLHNKFNTGGFAVVKSDLVYSGNERYKLSTQSSGKIVVDLMLIFKNFSNFGIEFQ, from the exons ATGGCTGAGCTACACATAATCGGTCAAATATTGCACGCACTCAACTTTGAGGAACCAAACTTATTTTGCAAGTGGAGCATTCAGTTCG GTTCAAATTGGAAATCAGTGGAAGGATATATTGAGGGACAAACAGCAACCTGCCGTGGTAGATTTGACGGACAGGTATCATTCGTTCATCCAATTGACGTGCACTTGTCGTGCCGAGGGATACAAGGTTGGCCGAAAATTCATGTTGAAGTTTATGCAGTGAATGGTCTGAATCATTTCTTTCCGGTCGG ATTTGGTTTTGCTCACATGCCAATTCAGCCAGGCGTTCACCGAATCGAAGTCTGTACTTGGAAAATTGCACCCAGTTCCTTCGTTGAGTCACTGCACAATAAATTCAACACTGGGGGATTCGCGGTTGTAAAGAGCGATCTGGTGTATAGCGGAAACGAGAG ATACAAACTGTCAACTCAATCATCGGGAAAAATTGTCGTCGATCTGATGTTGATATTtaagaatttctcaaatttcggaatagaatttcaataa
- the LOC119080694 gene encoding tectonic-like isoform X1, which produces MHLQLLLVAVTATLLLSTAEAFVKIDVSKLSSTSTAGQTDSTTPSTSIIPQQNVTIPSTVAITTPIPPTVGTVATNRNASENSTSNTELNQTSPVNDSRPSLDEHVPHTSRVKISPDNYYCPCDLMVNFCDINCCCDNDCIDDMLSVFVCDEKEWSIYDFEYDTGLTSCEIRNDLFCVVGKKYVLPTTRYDINLLGKRTKYKWPMMFASYGSDDDNRESYKSGDSVLAFDDKTEGIGTFVVPYSITGDYCHLNVPIKYLHDQESKCLRSYEQSRVFLDELQSKLKSTKILGLRKANEAMMLEHCTGADNHCLEIQMVDCFQAVSRNNCMRFNSTEIDETIWLNKEIIIQFRHNFTNILNCTAFLVYIRNDIAMPSTLVHSVKIQFLQANESMANIHRISGNIGYMQGKPVITAKMIPLNETNDDSPKILDYFHPNKTFSNDEHFMKIPAIRQNVCVLTNHTYDIIRFGENLFLTCDVALDENVTTESNFTIICSTLQQKIFSFILNEYTGSNDTNGVGVSSKVSEFGNPKNDSNYWINANLRHGIVDAVEGKYEPDDSGNEFTCKNMILSINFEFLYASLRVGTFDRQNLIKNVDFVFGTRVDLKFNLNETVKVPIFLDVMFIDLTNAASFVSGFTWIVLVLVGLVCVFLINKN; this is translated from the exons atgCATCTGCAGCTGTTGTTAGTAGCAGTCACCGCTACGTTGTTATTGTCTACCGCAGAAGCTTTTGTTAAAATAGATGTTTCCAAACTAAGTAGCACTAGTACAGCGGGCCAAACCGATTCAACAACTCCATCAACCTCAATAATTCctcaacaaaatgtaacgatACCGTCGACCGTTGCCATTACAACACCAATACCACCTACAGTGGGTACAGTTGCAACGAATAGAAATGCATCTGAGAACAGCACATCGAATACAGAACTGAATCAAACGAGTCCAGTCAATGATAGTCGACCTAGTCTTGACGAGCATGTCCCACATACATCTAGAGTGAAAATTTCTCCCGACAACTACTACTGTCCTTGTGATTTGATGGTCAACTTTTGTGACATAAATTGTTGCTGCGACAACGACTGTATAGATGATATGCTAAGTGTTTTCGTTTGTGATGAGAAGGAGTGGAGCATCTACGATTTCGAATATGATACTGGTCTAACGTCGTGTGAGATCCGTAACGATCTGTTTTGTGTGGTTGGAAAGAAATATGTTCTGCCAACGACTCGATATGATATCAATCTACTTGGTAAGAGAACGAAGTACAAGTGGCCAATGATGTTTGCATCGTACGGCTCCGATGATGATAATCGTGAAAGCTATAAGAGTGGAGATTCGGTGCTCGCATTTGATGACAAAACGGAAGGGATCGGAACATTTG tcGTCCCATATTCTATTACCGGCGACTATTGCCACTTGAATGTTCCCATCAAATATTTGCACGACCAGGAGTCGAAATGCTTACGATCTTATGAACAGAGTCGAGTATTTCTTGATGAGTTACAGAGCAAACTAAAGTCAACAAAGATCCTAGGACTAAGAAAAGCCAACGAGGCGATGATGCTTGAACACTGCACCGGTGCCGATAATCATTGTTTGGAAATTCAAATGGTCGATTGCTTCCAAGCCGTATCCCGGAACAATTGCATGAGATTTAATTCTACGGAAATCGATGAGACGATTTGGTTgaacaaagaaattattatCCAATTCCGGCACAACTTCACCAACATATTAAATTGCACAGCGTTTCTGGTTTACATTCGAAACGATATTGCGATGCCATCAACTTTGGTTCATTcggtgaaaattcaatttcttcagGCCAACGAGTCTATGGCCAACATTCATCGAATCAGCGGTAATATTGGGTACATGCAAGGGAAGCCCGTCATTACGGCGAAAATGATTCCTTTGAACGAGACAAATGACGACTCGCCAAAGATTTTAGATTATTTTCATCCCAACAAGACCTTTTCCAATGACGaacatttcatgaaaattcctGCAATTAGGCAGAACGTCTGTGTACTCACCAATCACACCTACGACATTATTCGATTCGgtgagaatttatttttgaccTGCGATGTTGCACTAGACGAAAATGTTACGACGGAATCGAATTTCACAATAATCTGCTCAACGTTGCAGCAGAAAATCTTCTCTTTTATCCTGAACGAGTATACAGGGAGCAATGACACAAATGGCGTTGGTGTGTCATCGAAGGTTTCAGAATTCGGTAATCCTAAGAACGATTCCAATTATTGGATCAATGCTAATCTAAGGCATGGCATTGTCGACGCTGTAGAGGGAAAATACGAACCGGATGATAGTGGAAATGAGTTCACTTGCAAGAATATGATTTTGagcataaattttgaatttttgtacgcTTCATTGAGAGTAGGCACGTTCGACCGTcagaatttgataaaaaatgtagattttgtGTTTGGCACGAGAGTCgacttgaaatttaatttaaacgaaacgGTCAAGGTTCCAATATTTCTGGATGTAATGTTCATTGATTTAACTAATGCAGCTAGCTTTGTGTCTGGCTTCACGTGGATTGTGCTGGTTCTGGTGGGTTTGGTCTgtgtttttttgataaataaaaattaa
- the LOC119080761 gene encoding pancreatic triacylglycerol lipase-like: MKAVLALLLIQIACVLSTPVDEGQIEPLFDAYRDTRLLLITRQNLNNPIQVLFRNADSIRNSPYNPNRPTRVLIHGFLEDDSADIKVETAAELLRYYDFNVLFIDWSEGSRTINYFAAAGRVPTVGSFTASYLDFLHEIQFLDFNRLSVIGFSLGAHIAGHVGKNVRRGRIQHIIGLDPAGPLFSVRSPEGRIDAGDGVYVECIHTNGPTLAIIGLGIGAAICDADYFPNGGQSQPGCLLNTCSHSRAVDFYVESIANNRFHALGCPDPNDVSSRRCLIYPGEWMGGDNLNFNKSGRGSFYLETNRSSPFARGTTRPQ, encoded by the exons atgaaGGCTGTCCTAGCTCTGTTACTTATTCAGATCGCGTGTG TTCTAAGCACACCAGTCGATGAAGGCCAAATTGAACCATTGTTTGATGCGTACCGTGATACGAGACTCTTGTTGATAACAAGACAGAACCTCAACAATCCGATACAAGTTCTGTTCCGCAATGCAGACTCAATTCGCAACAGTCCTTATAATCCCAATCGTCCAACTAGAGTTCTCATTCACGGATTTTTGGAAGACGATTCAGCCGACATTAAGGTGGAGACTGCTGCTGAATTACTAAGATACTACGATTTCAACGTATTGTTCATTGACTGGTCCGAAGGCTCAAGAACAATCAATTACTTCGCTGCTGCCGGACGTGTCCCTACCGTCGGTTCATTCACGGCTTCATACCTAGACTTTTTgcatgaaattcaatttctggACTTCAACCGTCTGTCAGTTATTGGATTCAGTCTTGGTGCGCACATTGCCGGACACGTTGGCAAGAATGTTCGGCGTGGAAGAATACAACATATTATTGGATTGGACCCGGCCG GACCTTTATTCAGCGTGCGTAGTCCGGAAGGTCGTATTGATGCTGGTGATGGCGTTTATGTCGAGTGTATTCACACCAACGGTCCAACTTTAGCGATCATCGGACTTGGTATTGGAGCCGCTATCTGTGACGCAGATTATTTCCCTAACGGCGGCCAAAGCCAGCCAGGATGCTTGTTGAACACCTGTTCACATTCACGTGCCGTCGATTTCTATG TCGAATCCATTgcaaataaccgtttccacgCTTTGGGATGTCCCGATCCAAACGACGTTAGCTCTAGACGTTGCCTAATTTATCCTGGTGAATGGATGGGTGGTGATAATTTGAACTTCAACAAATCTGGACGAGGATCATTCTACTTGGAAACAAATAGAAGCTCACCATTTGCTCGCGGAACTACAAGACCACAATGA